One segment of Clavelina lepadiformis chromosome 2, kaClaLepa1.1, whole genome shotgun sequence DNA contains the following:
- the LOC143445629 gene encoding zinc finger RNA-binding protein-like isoform X1 — translation MANFYGYANTGSNQPYGVTNPGNYGGAAFSVQPSQQGPFIGGATHQVQQPQAYVTYGPQGGSVSSQSYQGSYNNYGSSTQQGNFNKGVSQTYYQQAGGSNNTSQGPNQPGFYSNNQAGGQRSQQQVYAGGGVSANFNQQQVATAQVAIPATTQIQGNNSINNFPSKQVTATVISSAPSKTGTQQQNVSNYEKALLSAATSIYNQHHKGGGGPSNFQSKNMPYWKQKRMQQVKDPNKPIVASEVKAYLYAWLGKERTRPEYNIMAHGNSPYRQTYVCEMVAPGFSYVGKGSASNKKDAQTRAAWDFCDYLVREKKMTEEELPTRENKFKAANNKLPSTYKEHDNKQVSEAIAKKKLETKKINFVGGSTLHLSDTSKKEADTTPVVYPIVGVGNQNSAASNKASNGNPAEPPTKVVQVKREYSAGVPPVQAPALSEDATSKNGPVGESYVEQVWTDGRVIRYRCSLCECEFNDPSARDLHVRGRRHRLSYKKKVDPSIEVDVKLNPKQKSLMMLKMRQEARKEAIRQKQKERQILKAEMQKQEELEIKLYEEELYYQYQRDLVEYEEEMEFHRRRNLPPPTHLLPPRKPILRYFQPRAQVRTQQMKTLDDQHVLAKHAQIYPTEEELNCVQKAVQLVEGVLKEVSNAIHQQEMKVYTASLSNNLKKPQPERLLKAVLRIGALAKGLLLRGDLYVQLVLMCNEKPTVGMLTRVADNLPKQLGTCDDLKFTMKLNVLDCSINLITSSEPQVKIQVVLTSTLMRPPEEIGASASTTKGGQKPDPPDILDRQKCCLALAALRHSKWFQAKSNGLQSCVIVTRIMKDLCVRVPTWTPLSNWAVELIVERVVSSAKLPLSPSGALQRVFEAIASGVLLPGGPGLIDPCERSPVDAATSLTSQEREDITASAQHALRLLAFRNIHKVLGIDQILSMQSGIVKKRPGENLESVKQDTDGEMLGKRIKVEEM, via the exons ATGGCAAACTTTTATGGTTATGCCAACACTGGAAGCAACCAACCATACGG GGTGACTAATCCAGGAAATTATGGGGGAGCAGCATTTAGTGTACAACCCTCACAGCAAGGTCCATTTATTGGTGGTGCAACGCATCAAGTTCAGCAACCTCAAGCTTATGTTACTTATGGACCA cAAGGAGGTTCTGTTTCTTCTCAATCATATCAAGGATCCTATAACAATTATGGTTCTTCAACACAG cAAGGGAATTTTAACAAAGGAGTGTCCCAAACGTATTACCAACAAGCGGGCGGGTCAAACAACACCTCACAAGGTCCCAATCAACCAGGATTTTATTCAAACAATCAAGCTG GTGGTCAGAGAAGCCAGCAGCAGGTATATGCAGGTGGTGGGGTAAGTGCCAACTTCAACCAACAACAAGTTGCCACTGCT CAGGTAGCTATTCCAGCAACGACACAAATTCAAGGAAACAACTCCATCAACAATTTTCCTTCAAAACAGGTG aCTGCTACAGTCATCTCCAGTGCACCTAGCAAAACTGGAACTCAGCAgcaaaatgtttctaattatGAGAAGGCACTTCTAAGTGCTGCAACATCAATATACAATCAACATCATAAAGGAGGTGGTGGGCCATCGaattttcaaagcaaaaatatgCCATATTGGAAACAGAAAAGAATGCAGCAAGTGAAGGATCCAAACAAGCCTATAGTG GCATCTGAGGTGAAGGCTTATCTGTATGCATGGCTTGGAAAGGAGAGAACAAGGCCAGAATATAACATTATGGCTCATGGCAACTCACCATATCGTCAAACATATGTCTGTGAAATGGTTGCTCCTGGCTTTTCATATGTTGGTAAGGGAAGCGCGAGTAATAAAAAGGATGCGCAGACTCGTGCTGCCTGGGATTTTTGTGATTACCTGGTCCGTGAAAAGAAAATGACTGAGGAAGAACTTCCTACTAGAGAG AATAAATTTAAAGctgcaaacaacaaattgcCATCCACATATAAGGAGCATGATAACAAGCAGGTCAGTGAAGCTATAGCAAAGAAGAagttggaaacaaaaaagatcAATTTCGTCG GTGGTAGTACTCTTCATCTCTCTGATACAAGTAAGAAGGAAGCAGACACTACACCAGTAGTTTATCCAATTGTGGGTGTTGGAAACCAGAACTCAGCTGCATCAAATAAAGCAAGCAACGGAAATCCAGCTGAGCCTCCAACCAAGGTGGTGCAAGTAAAACGTGAATATAGTGCAGGTGTTCCTCCAGTACAAGCACCAGCTCTGTCAGAAGAcgcaacttcaaaaaatg GGCCGGTTGGTGAGAGTTATGTTGAACAAGTGTGGACAGATGGCCGCGTCATTCGATACAGATGTAGTTTGTGTGAATGTGAATTCAATGACCCAAGTGCACGTGACTTACATGTGCGTGGTCGGAGGCATCGTCTTTCTTACAAG AAAAAAGTTGATCCAAGCATTGAAGTGGACGTTAAGTTAAATCCAAAGCAGAAAAGCTTAATGATGTTGAAAATGCGACAGGAAGCTCGCAAGGAAGCAATtcgacaaaaacaaaaagaacgGCAGATACTGAAGGCTGAAATGCAGAAACAAGAAGAACTTGAAATAAA gcTGTATGAAGAAGAATTGTATTATCAATACCAAAGAGATTTGGTGGAATATGAAGAAGAAATGGAGTTTCATCGACGTCGCAACCTTCCGCCACCCACCCATTTGTTGCCTCCACGCAAACCCATATTGAGGTACTTTCAGCCGCGTGCACAAGTTCGAACACAG CAAATGAAGACACTTGATGATCAGCATGTTTTGGCAAAGCATGCTCAGATTTATCCTACAGAGGAGGAGTTGAATTGTGTCCAAAAAGCAGTGCAACTCGTTGAAGGAGTGTTGAAAGAAGTGTCAAATGCCATTCATCAGCAAGAAATGAAAGTTTACACAGCTTCCTTATCTAACAA TTTAAAGAAGCCCCAACCAGAAAGATTGTTGAAGGCAGTCCTACGCATTGGTGCTCTTGCTAAAGGATTGTTGCTAAGGGGTGACCTTTATGTTCAACTTGTCTTGATGTGCAATGAGAAACCGACTGTTGGAATGCTGACCAGGGTTGCTGACAACTTGCCTAAACAGTTAGGG ACCTGTGATGACCTGAAGTTTACAATGAAACTCAATGTATTGGATTGTTCGATCAACCTTATAACTTCGAGTGAGCCACAAGTAAAGATTCAGGTTGTCCTCACGTCAACATTGATGAGACCTCCAGAGGAAATTGGGGCATCAG CTTCTACAACAAAGGGCGGTCAGAAGCCAGACCCGCCTGATATTTTGGATCGGCAAAAATGCTGTTTAGCTCTCGCTGCTCTTCGCCACTCCAAGTGGTTCCAG GCCAAATCCAATGGATTGCAATCCTGTGTTATTGTTACAAGAATTATGAAGGATCTTTGTGTTAGAGTCCCAACGTGGACACCATTGTCAAATTGG GCTGTGGAACTTATAGTTGAAAGAGTTGTTTCCAGTGCAAAACTGCCGTTATCACCTAGTGGAGCACTTCAAAGAGTGTTTGAAGCCATAGCTTCTGGGGTCCTGCTTCCTGGAGGCCCAGGTCTTATAGATCCGTGTGAAAGAAGTCCCGTGGATGCTGCTACCTCACTCACAAGCCAGGAAAGGGAGGACATCACTGCATCAGCTCAG CATGCACTTCGGCTCTTAGCCTTCAGAAACATACATAAAGTGCTGGGAATAGATCAAATATTATCAATGCAATCCGGCATAGTGAAGAAGCGTCCTGGAGAGAATTTGGAAAGTGTAAAGCAGGACACTGATGGAGAAATGCTTGGGAAGAGAATAAAAGTCGAGGAAATGTAA